Proteins co-encoded in one Hyalangium ruber genomic window:
- a CDS encoding alpha/beta fold hydrolase, with protein sequence MPFLSIRGVQLYYEDTGGPGEPIVFSHGLLWNSHLYSRQVEALKGRYRCISYDHRGQGRSQAPPGKVIDLRTVYEDAVALIQALGLAPCHFVGLSQGGFVGLRVAARHPELLRSLVLLDTSAASESLWNLSRYLLLSTTTHWLGLRPVVDRLMAIYFGKTFLNDPSRAAEREELRRQLVSNPRDVWRAMHGVITRRGVTEELSRITTPTLIVVGEEDAITTPEMAEVLHTRIDGSRLVRLPHVGHMSNLEEPELVNGSIERFLEGLAAPARPPFERWASLPL encoded by the coding sequence ATGCCCTTTCTGTCCATTCGCGGCGTGCAACTCTATTACGAGGACACCGGAGGGCCCGGCGAGCCGATCGTTTTCAGCCACGGGTTGCTCTGGAACTCGCACCTCTATTCCCGCCAGGTCGAGGCCCTGAAGGGCCGCTACCGGTGTATCTCCTATGACCATCGCGGTCAGGGTCGCAGTCAGGCGCCACCCGGGAAGGTGATCGATCTACGGACCGTCTACGAAGACGCCGTGGCGCTCATCCAGGCCCTGGGGCTGGCGCCCTGCCACTTCGTGGGCCTGTCCCAGGGCGGCTTCGTGGGGCTGCGTGTGGCGGCGCGCCACCCGGAGCTGCTGCGCTCGCTGGTGCTGCTGGACACCTCGGCGGCCTCGGAGTCGCTGTGGAACCTGTCGCGCTACCTGCTGCTGTCAACGACGACGCATTGGTTGGGTCTGCGCCCCGTGGTGGATCGCCTCATGGCGATCTATTTCGGGAAGACCTTCCTCAATGATCCGTCGCGGGCCGCCGAGCGCGAAGAGCTGCGGCGCCAGCTGGTGAGCAACCCGCGCGACGTGTGGCGCGCCATGCACGGCGTCATCACCCGGCGGGGCGTCACCGAAGAGCTGTCGCGCATCACCACGCCCACGCTCATCGTCGTGGGCGAAGAGGATGCCATCACCACGCCGGAGATGGCCGAGGTGCTGCACACGCGCATCGACGGCTCGAGGCTGGTGCGGCTGCCGCACGTGGGCCACATGTCCAACCTGGAGGAGCCCGAGCTGGTGAATGGCTCCATCGAGCGCTTCCTGGAGGGGCTGGCCGCGCCTGCTCGCCCGCCCTTCGAGCGCTGGGCCAGCCTCCCGCTTTAG
- a CDS encoding STAS/SEC14 domain-containing protein — protein sequence MPFQIIVHQPERILEVIYPPQPTTADLDDYLARVREIIDGLGGDWSALVDQSQLRVMPSQWVAAMAKLNAYAQLKGMKRSARIVSTAASGLQAWRMTKQAMLNIPARTFESRPEALHWLQNPDEE from the coding sequence ATGCCCTTCCAGATCATCGTTCATCAGCCAGAGCGCATCCTCGAGGTCATCTACCCGCCCCAGCCCACGACGGCGGACCTGGACGACTACCTGGCGCGCGTGCGGGAGATCATCGACGGGCTGGGCGGCGACTGGAGCGCGCTGGTGGACCAGTCGCAGCTCCGGGTGATGCCCTCGCAGTGGGTGGCGGCGATGGCGAAGCTCAACGCCTACGCGCAGCTCAAGGGGATGAAGCGCTCGGCGCGCATCGTCTCCACGGCGGCCTCGGGGCTGCAGGCGTGGCGGATGACGAAGCAGGCCATGCTCAACATCCCCGCGCGCACCTTCGAGTCACGCCCCGAGGCGCTGCACTGGCTGCAAAACCCCGACGAGGAATAA
- the serA gene encoding phosphoglycerate dehydrogenase, giving the protein MSTPRFPNPSAPISNKVPLRVLLLENIHKSAEVLLSAEGFQVERVAGALKPEELAERLKGVHLVGIRSKTTVPESALVHAENLLAIGAFCIGTNQIDLTATNIHGIPAFNAPFSNTRSVAEMVLAEVVVLTRQLFDRSREVHLGQWRKVATGSHEVRGKTLGIIGYGHIGSQLGVLAEALGMRVIYYDVMTKLPLGNSRSVPTLGELLAESDFVTLHVPATASTNMMIGAAELARMKKGACLINASRGTVVDIPALAEVLRSKHLGGAAVDVYPEEPETNSDGFITQLQGLPNVVLTPHIGGSTEEAQESIGREVATSLIKFVRGGATTGAVNFPQVEVPLIPGTHRILNVHRNIPGVLRDINRIVSDLNANIHAQVLSTDSNIGYLVMDLDQDVSAQVCDAIAGLNTDIKTRIVS; this is encoded by the coding sequence ATGAGCACACCCCGGTTCCCCAACCCGTCGGCTCCCATCAGCAACAAGGTTCCCCTCCGCGTCCTCCTGCTGGAGAACATCCACAAGTCCGCCGAGGTGCTGCTCTCGGCCGAGGGCTTCCAGGTGGAGCGGGTGGCGGGCGCCCTCAAGCCCGAGGAGCTGGCCGAGCGGCTCAAGGGCGTACACCTGGTGGGCATCCGCAGCAAGACGACCGTGCCCGAGAGCGCGCTGGTCCACGCGGAGAACCTGCTGGCCATTGGCGCCTTCTGCATCGGCACCAACCAGATTGACCTGACGGCCACCAACATCCACGGCATCCCCGCCTTCAACGCGCCCTTCAGCAACACGCGCAGCGTGGCGGAGATGGTGCTGGCGGAGGTCGTCGTCCTCACCCGCCAGCTGTTCGACCGCAGCCGCGAGGTCCACCTGGGCCAGTGGCGCAAGGTGGCCACGGGCAGCCATGAGGTGCGCGGCAAGACGCTGGGCATCATCGGCTACGGGCACATCGGCTCGCAGCTGGGCGTGCTGGCCGAGGCGCTCGGCATGCGCGTCATCTATTACGACGTGATGACGAAGCTGCCGCTGGGCAACTCGCGCTCGGTGCCCACGCTGGGCGAGCTGTTGGCCGAGTCGGACTTCGTCACCCTGCACGTGCCGGCCACGGCGTCCACGAACATGATGATCGGCGCGGCGGAGCTGGCGCGGATGAAGAAGGGCGCCTGCCTCATCAACGCCAGCCGTGGCACGGTGGTGGACATCCCCGCGCTGGCCGAAGTGCTGCGCTCCAAGCACCTGGGCGGCGCCGCGGTGGACGTGTACCCGGAGGAGCCCGAGACCAACAGCGACGGCTTCATCACCCAGCTCCAGGGGCTGCCCAACGTGGTGCTCACCCCGCACATCGGCGGCTCCACCGAGGAGGCCCAGGAGTCCATCGGCCGCGAGGTGGCCACCTCGCTCATCAAGTTCGTGCGCGGGGGCGCCACCACGGGCGCGGTGAACTTCCCGCAGGTGGAGGTGCCGCTGATTCCGGGCACCCACCGCATCCTCAACGTCCACCGCAACATCCCGGGCGTGCTGCGCGACATCAACCGCATCGTCTCGGACCTGAACGCCAACATCCACGCCCAGGTGCTGAGCACCGACTCCAACATCGGCTACCTGGTCATGGACCTGGACCAGGACGTGTCCGCGCAGGTGTGTGACGCGATCGCCGGACTCAACACGGACATCAAGACGCGCATCGTCTCCTGA
- a CDS encoding class I SAM-dependent methyltransferase, which translates to MLLLHHGLFHMRNQWNRKEWRRFCLEVARVHPLRELLHQCPFTRHGYERPRGYAGDAALIDYLYAERIEEELHLHPGTNIYRFMYQQPSPRSVRERRVLLAQEIDKVASQVHMPRILSVACGHLRESELARSVKEHHIGEFIAFDQDPMSLAEVSRQHPENAIRPVCGSVRALLTGRALFGHLDLAYSAGLYDYLSDNTARRLTQILFNMLNPGGRLLVANFATCPEAGYLEAFMDWWLIYRDEDQMQALTLDIDPLQLASTNMFRDTEKNVIYLELTRR; encoded by the coding sequence ATGCTCTTGTTGCATCACGGCCTCTTCCACATGCGCAACCAGTGGAACCGGAAGGAGTGGCGCCGTTTCTGCCTGGAAGTCGCTCGCGTGCATCCGCTGCGCGAGCTGCTCCACCAATGTCCCTTCACCCGCCATGGCTATGAACGGCCGCGCGGCTACGCGGGGGACGCCGCGCTCATCGACTACCTGTATGCGGAGCGCATCGAGGAGGAGCTGCACCTCCACCCGGGCACGAATATCTACCGCTTCATGTACCAGCAGCCGAGTCCTCGCAGCGTGCGAGAGCGGCGCGTGCTGCTGGCCCAGGAGATCGACAAGGTCGCCTCCCAGGTCCACATGCCGCGGATCCTCTCCGTCGCCTGTGGGCACCTGCGCGAGTCCGAGCTGGCCCGCTCCGTCAAGGAGCACCACATTGGCGAGTTCATCGCTTTCGACCAGGATCCGATGAGCCTGGCCGAGGTGTCGCGTCAGCACCCGGAGAACGCCATCCGTCCGGTCTGCGGCTCGGTGCGCGCCCTGCTCACGGGCCGCGCCCTGTTCGGCCACCTGGATCTCGCCTACTCCGCGGGCCTGTACGACTACTTGTCGGACAACACGGCCCGGCGGCTGACGCAGATCCTCTTCAACATGCTCAACCCGGGCGGGCGCCTGCTGGTGGCCAACTTCGCCACCTGCCCCGAGGCTGGCTACCTCGAGGCCTTCATGGATTGGTGGCTCATCTACCGCGACGAGGACCAGATGCAGGCCCTCACGCTGGACATCGACCCGCTCCAGCTCGCCTCCACCAACATGTTCCGGGACACCGAGAAGAACGTCATCTACCTGGAGCTGACTCGGCGCTGA
- a CDS encoding vWA domain-containing protein produces MTRRFLVALLAALTLAGCGVPVSSAPGDLGATPGGAQDIALARRKIAEGTVPAPADFVAEGLFAEHDLPLEGAACDQVLCLRTATAIAPAIDTGRQEVFVQVGFSSNVDGATFRRKPLDVALVIDHSGSMKGEPMEAVKEAARKLVEKLDENDTFSLVIFDDSVDTLVKQTPVRDRGALLSAIAKIEPDGSTCIECGLRDGFKQLATREVDPARARRLFLFTDALPNVGATGQGGFLELLRDNSKEGRDMTVFGVNIAFGQELVTEISAVRGANYFYLSGPERTRKVFDEDFDFLVTPIAYDLRMALKPAEGFRVEAVYGLPGVVPGASEAALEVATVFLSRNRGAILARLTGSGEVPPNQSLVTNLFSFQPVEGEAPPAVTLTAGYEGSEPLASTSTWYSQRSVRKTVALTNFILGARKACAKWEAGEKAEARQAAQQTAALLQGEADALEDAPLRAEAELAHKLAELMVP; encoded by the coding sequence ATGACGCGAAGGTTCCTCGTGGCGCTGCTGGCGGCGCTCACGCTGGCTGGCTGTGGTGTCCCCGTGAGCTCTGCGCCCGGCGACCTGGGAGCAACCCCCGGTGGTGCGCAGGACATCGCGCTGGCGCGCCGGAAGATCGCCGAGGGAACGGTGCCCGCGCCGGCGGATTTCGTCGCCGAGGGGCTCTTCGCGGAGCACGACCTGCCGCTGGAGGGGGCCGCGTGTGACCAGGTGCTGTGCCTGCGCACGGCCACGGCCATCGCGCCGGCCATCGACACGGGGCGCCAGGAGGTCTTCGTGCAGGTGGGCTTCTCCTCCAACGTGGACGGGGCCACCTTCCGCCGCAAGCCGCTGGATGTGGCGCTGGTCATCGACCACTCCGGCTCGATGAAGGGCGAGCCGATGGAGGCGGTGAAGGAGGCGGCGCGCAAGCTGGTGGAGAAGCTGGACGAGAACGACACCTTCTCGCTGGTCATCTTCGATGACAGCGTGGACACGCTGGTGAAGCAGACGCCGGTGCGCGATCGCGGGGCGCTGCTGAGCGCCATCGCCAAGATCGAACCCGACGGCAGCACCTGCATCGAGTGCGGCCTGCGTGACGGCTTCAAGCAACTGGCCACGCGTGAGGTGGACCCGGCGCGGGCCCGGCGGCTGTTCCTGTTCACGGACGCGCTGCCCAACGTGGGGGCCACGGGCCAGGGCGGGTTCCTGGAGCTGCTGCGAGACAACTCCAAGGAGGGCCGAGACATGACGGTCTTCGGGGTGAACATCGCGTTCGGGCAGGAACTGGTGACGGAGATCTCCGCCGTGCGCGGGGCGAACTACTTCTACCTGAGCGGGCCTGAGCGGACGCGGAAGGTGTTCGACGAGGACTTCGACTTCCTGGTGACGCCCATCGCGTACGACTTGCGGATGGCGCTGAAGCCGGCCGAGGGCTTCCGGGTGGAGGCGGTCTACGGCCTGCCGGGCGTCGTGCCGGGCGCGAGCGAGGCGGCGCTGGAGGTGGCTACGGTGTTCCTCTCGCGCAACCGGGGCGCCATCCTCGCGCGCCTGACGGGGAGTGGGGAGGTGCCGCCCAACCAGTCGCTGGTGACGAACCTCTTCTCGTTCCAGCCGGTGGAGGGAGAGGCGCCGCCGGCCGTCACCCTCACCGCAGGCTACGAGGGCAGCGAGCCGCTGGCGTCCACGTCCACGTGGTACTCGCAGCGCTCGGTGCGCAAGACGGTGGCGCTGACCAACTTCATCCTCGGCGCCCGGAAGGCGTGCGCGAAGTGGGAAGCCGGTGAGAAGGCCGAGGCTCGCCAGGCGGCGCAACAGACGGCGGCCCTGCTGCAGGGAGAGGCGGACGCGCTGGAGGACGCGCCGCTGCGCGCCGAGGCGGAGCTGGCGCACAAGCTCGCCGAGTTGATGGTGCCCTGA
- a CDS encoding phage tail protein — protein sequence MKSAEILRVLPGVFQRTARPGGPLAAMLAVMEALHAPSEAVLENLDALFDPRRAPERFVPFLAHWVDLDLPVTTGLGRLRELVAAGVELSRWRGTARGLLLFLSTATGRRDFELEERVLGPDGLPRPFHIRVRAPAELEPHRPMLERIIEMEKPAYVTYELHFTQLPQPGAS from the coding sequence ATGAAGAGCGCTGAAATCCTCCGGGTGCTGCCGGGCGTCTTCCAGCGGACCGCTCGCCCAGGCGGCCCGTTGGCGGCGATGCTGGCCGTGATGGAGGCGCTCCACGCGCCCTCGGAAGCGGTGCTGGAGAACCTGGACGCGCTCTTCGACCCCCGCCGGGCACCGGAGCGCTTCGTGCCCTTCTTGGCGCACTGGGTGGACCTGGATCTACCGGTGACGACGGGGCTCGGGCGCCTGCGCGAGCTGGTGGCCGCGGGGGTGGAGCTGTCGCGCTGGCGAGGCACGGCGCGCGGGCTGTTGCTGTTCCTGTCCACCGCCACGGGCCGCCGGGACTTCGAGCTGGAGGAGCGGGTGCTCGGCCCTGACGGTCTGCCCCGGCCCTTCCACATCCGCGTGCGAGCCCCGGCGGAGCTGGAGCCGCACCGGCCCATGCTGGAGCGGATCATCGAGATGGAGAAGCCCGCCTACGTCACCTACGAGCTGCACTTCACGCAGCTCCCGCAGCCAGGAGCGAGCTGA
- a CDS encoding FAD-binding oxidoreductase, producing MSTVTLPDAFLRAIAEGFPTDFLTREPSELAEYGRDWTRVYAPAPTAVAFPRTTEEVSRLLALCHAHRVAVVPSGGRTGLAAGAVAARGELVLSLRRMNRMDPVDVLGNTVRVQAGAVTEAVHQHCAQYGLTWPVDFASKGSSHVGGNIATNAGGVKVIRYGLTRQWVLGLQVVTAQGQVLELNGALEKNNTGADLRQLFIGSEGTLGIITEATLKLTRLPGKQEVFLFAVPDVAAVLRLFREARHAPLLLSAYEFFTDKCLARVQRHRKLRSPFEAPSGCYVLMEAEGTDPAAVEAWLGSLFERGLVTDGTLAQSASQATELWALRESISESLSATGLPHKNDISLPIAALEAFCGEMDQFFGARYPTWEICLFGHIGDGNLHVNVMKPDTVEKAEFLAHTKQADHDIFALVRKHGGSISAEHGIGLLKKDYLSYTRTPAELELLRTLKRALDPNNILNPGKIVDP from the coding sequence ATGTCCACCGTTACGCTCCCCGACGCCTTCCTCCGAGCCATCGCCGAGGGCTTCCCCACCGACTTCCTCACCCGCGAGCCGAGTGAGCTGGCGGAGTACGGGCGGGACTGGACGCGGGTGTACGCCCCCGCACCCACCGCCGTGGCCTTCCCGCGCACCACGGAGGAGGTGTCCCGGTTGCTGGCCCTCTGTCACGCGCACCGGGTGGCGGTGGTGCCTTCGGGCGGGCGCACGGGGCTGGCGGCGGGCGCGGTGGCGGCGCGGGGCGAGCTGGTGCTCTCCCTGCGGCGGATGAACCGGATGGATCCGGTGGACGTGCTCGGCAACACGGTGCGCGTGCAGGCGGGCGCGGTGACGGAGGCGGTACACCAGCACTGCGCCCAGTATGGGCTGACGTGGCCGGTGGACTTCGCCTCCAAGGGCTCCAGCCACGTGGGTGGCAACATCGCCACCAACGCGGGCGGGGTGAAGGTCATCCGCTACGGGCTCACCCGGCAGTGGGTGCTGGGGCTCCAGGTGGTGACGGCCCAGGGGCAGGTGCTGGAGCTCAACGGCGCGCTGGAGAAGAACAACACGGGCGCGGACCTGCGCCAGCTCTTCATCGGCAGCGAGGGCACGCTGGGCATCATCACCGAGGCCACGCTGAAGCTGACGCGGCTGCCCGGCAAGCAGGAGGTGTTCCTCTTCGCGGTGCCGGACGTGGCGGCGGTGCTGAGGCTGTTCCGGGAGGCGCGCCATGCCCCGTTGCTGCTCTCGGCCTACGAGTTCTTCACGGACAAGTGCCTGGCGCGGGTGCAGCGCCACCGCAAGCTGCGCTCACCCTTCGAGGCGCCCAGCGGCTGCTATGTGCTGATGGAGGCCGAAGGTACGGACCCGGCGGCGGTGGAGGCATGGCTGGGCTCGCTCTTCGAGCGCGGGCTGGTGACGGACGGCACGCTGGCGCAGAGCGCCTCCCAGGCCACGGAGCTGTGGGCGCTGCGCGAGAGCATCAGCGAGAGCCTCTCGGCCACGGGGCTGCCGCACAAGAACGACATCTCCCTGCCCATCGCCGCGCTGGAGGCGTTCTGCGGGGAGATGGATCAGTTCTTCGGCGCGCGCTACCCCACGTGGGAGATCTGCCTCTTCGGCCACATCGGCGACGGCAACCTGCACGTCAACGTGATGAAGCCGGACACGGTGGAGAAGGCCGAGTTCCTCGCCCACACGAAGCAGGCCGACCACGACATCTTCGCGCTGGTGCGCAAGCACGGCGGAAGCATCTCCGCCGAGCATGGCATCGGCCTGCTGAAGAAGGACTACCTCTCCTATACGCGCACGCCCGCGGAGCTCGAGCTGCTCCGCACCCTCAAGCGCGCGCTGGATCCAAACAACATCCTCAACCCGGGGAAGATCGTCGACCCCTGA
- a CDS encoding pilus assembly protein PilB gives MRLGEWLVHNGALTPEQVQTALWHHARWKYKFGEAVLDLKMVPPDKFLRLLAGHLNVPFIRAEQLDKVPASIVQTVSSEVLGRLFFLPLRHQPGGSRGSLYIATHQPENLAFIDEVSFATGFHVVPVLALREDIERALRRHGVIAGRYIEPIELPPEEDFRLDVTR, from the coding sequence ATGCGGCTGGGGGAGTGGTTGGTACACAACGGTGCTTTGACGCCCGAGCAGGTGCAGACGGCGCTGTGGCACCACGCCCGCTGGAAGTACAAGTTTGGCGAGGCGGTGCTGGATCTGAAGATGGTTCCGCCGGACAAGTTCCTGCGCCTGCTGGCCGGTCACCTGAACGTGCCGTTCATCCGCGCGGAGCAGCTCGACAAGGTGCCCGCCTCCATCGTGCAGACGGTGTCCTCCGAGGTGCTGGGCCGCCTCTTCTTCCTGCCCCTGCGTCATCAGCCCGGGGGCTCGCGCGGCTCGCTCTACATCGCGACGCACCAGCCGGAGAACCTCGCCTTCATCGACGAGGTGAGCTTCGCCACCGGCTTCCACGTGGTGCCCGTGCTCGCGCTGCGCGAGGACATCGAGCGGGCCTTGCGGCGTCACGGCGTCATCGCCGGCCGCTACATCGAGCCCATCGAGCTGCCGCCGGAAGAGGATTTCCGGCTGGACGTCACCCGCTAG
- a CDS encoding S9 family peptidase, giving the protein MSSLVSRVVAAVALLPALALAAPPATKPSTPAKPTARPSKQYTIEQFMTTTLYRGASFSPDEKKLLFSSNQSGIFNAYSVATTGGKPKALTQSKTESTFSVAYFPKDERILYTRDQGGNENNHLYVRSLDGKEKDLTPGDKLKAQFVGWKSDDFSAFYVTTNERDERFFDLYKYDAKTYARTLLFQNPGGYEFADISRDEKWIALDKQRTTADSDIYLYDVAKKETQHITAHKGVATYTAASFDPASSALYFLTNDGSEFTRVASYTLADGKVADVEKADWDIMYTYFSQNGAYRVTAINEDGRTTIRLHDVKVGKQVALPQLPAGDITAVNIARSEKRMAFYHNGDRSPNNIYVYEFATGKATRLTNALSPEVDAEDLVEAQVVRFKSFDGMEIPNILFKPHQATAETKAPALVWVHGGPGGQTRKGYHPFIQYLANHGYVVLGINNRGSSGYGKTFFTADDQKHGKEPLRDCIEAKKYLSSLPYVDGSRVGIIGGSYGGYMTLAALAFHPDEFNVGVDIFGVSNWLRTLENIPPYWESFREALYQEIGDPKTQEKMLRETSPLFHADKIKKPLLVIQGANDPRVIKPESDEIVQAVQKNKVPVEYVVFPDEGHGFTKKKNEAEAYARTRTFLDQYLKKAAPGATN; this is encoded by the coding sequence ATGTCGTCGCTCGTCTCCCGAGTGGTCGCCGCCGTGGCGCTCTTGCCCGCGCTGGCCCTGGCCGCTCCTCCCGCCACGAAGCCGTCCACGCCGGCAAAGCCCACGGCGCGGCCCTCGAAGCAGTACACGATCGAGCAGTTCATGACGACCACCCTCTACCGGGGTGCCTCGTTCTCCCCGGACGAGAAGAAGCTGCTCTTCTCCTCGAACCAGAGCGGCATCTTCAACGCCTACAGCGTGGCGACGACGGGCGGCAAGCCCAAGGCCCTGACCCAGTCCAAGACGGAGAGCACCTTCTCCGTCGCCTACTTCCCCAAGGACGAGCGCATCCTCTACACCCGCGATCAGGGCGGCAACGAGAACAACCACCTCTACGTGCGCAGCCTGGACGGCAAGGAGAAGGACCTCACCCCGGGCGACAAGCTCAAGGCCCAGTTCGTCGGCTGGAAGTCGGATGACTTCTCCGCCTTCTACGTCACCACCAACGAGCGGGACGAGCGCTTCTTCGACCTCTACAAGTACGACGCCAAGACGTACGCGCGCACCCTGCTCTTCCAGAACCCCGGGGGCTACGAGTTCGCCGACATCTCCCGCGACGAGAAGTGGATCGCCCTCGACAAGCAGCGCACCACGGCCGACAGCGACATCTACCTCTATGACGTCGCCAAGAAGGAAACCCAGCACATCACCGCGCACAAGGGCGTGGCCACGTACACCGCCGCCTCGTTCGACCCGGCCTCCAGCGCCCTCTACTTCCTGACCAACGACGGCTCGGAGTTCACCCGCGTGGCGAGCTACACGCTGGCCGACGGCAAGGTCGCGGACGTGGAGAAGGCCGACTGGGACATCATGTACACGTACTTCTCCCAGAACGGCGCCTACCGCGTCACCGCCATCAACGAGGATGGCCGCACCACCATCCGGCTCCATGACGTGAAGGTGGGCAAGCAGGTGGCGCTGCCGCAGCTGCCCGCGGGCGACATCACCGCGGTGAACATTGCGCGCAGCGAGAAGCGGATGGCCTTCTACCACAACGGTGATCGCTCCCCGAACAACATCTACGTCTACGAGTTCGCCACCGGCAAGGCCACGCGGCTGACCAACGCCCTCAGCCCCGAGGTCGACGCGGAGGATCTCGTCGAGGCCCAGGTGGTGCGCTTCAAGTCCTTCGATGGGATGGAGATCCCCAACATCCTGTTCAAGCCGCACCAGGCCACGGCGGAGACCAAGGCGCCCGCCCTCGTCTGGGTGCATGGCGGCCCCGGTGGACAGACGCGCAAGGGCTACCACCCCTTCATCCAGTACCTGGCCAACCACGGCTACGTGGTGCTGGGCATCAACAACCGCGGCAGCTCCGGCTACGGGAAGACCTTCTTCACCGCCGACGACCAGAAGCACGGCAAGGAGCCGCTGCGCGACTGCATCGAGGCCAAGAAGTACCTCTCCAGCCTGCCCTACGTGGACGGCAGCCGCGTCGGCATCATCGGCGGCAGCTACGGCGGCTACATGACGCTGGCGGCGCTGGCCTTCCACCCGGACGAGTTCAACGTGGGCGTGGACATCTTCGGCGTGTCCAACTGGCTGCGCACCCTGGAGAACATCCCGCCCTACTGGGAGTCGTTCCGCGAGGCGCTCTACCAGGAGATCGGCGACCCGAAGACGCAGGAGAAGATGCTGCGGGAGACCTCTCCGCTGTTCCACGCCGACAAGATCAAGAAGCCGCTGCTTGTCATCCAGGGCGCCAACGACCCGCGCGTCATCAAGCCCGAGTCGGATGAGATCGTCCAGGCGGTGCAGAAGAACAAGGTGCCGGTGGAGTACGTGGTATTCCCCGACGAGGGCCACGGCTTCACCAAGAAGAAGAACGAGGCGGAGGCCTACGCCCGCACGCGCACCTTCCTGGACCAGTACCTGAAGAAGGCCGCCCCGGGCGCGACGAACTAA